A genomic stretch from Anaerolinea thermophila UNI-1 includes:
- a CDS encoding CCA tRNA nucleotidyltransferase gives MIQPFSSDLKRILQVVSRASDDVPVYLVGGAVRDHLLGVESHDLDFCLNASPIPLARRVANALNAGFFLLDEQRETVRVVVHEPDGSINYLDFARFREDSLVEDLWKRDFTINAMALPVQEDSILLQLIDPCGGLQDLRDKRLKACSDSAFEDDPVRVLRLIRFAQKLRFHIDPQTLQDARSSVPSLERVSAERKRDEIFQILESPGARVGVDLLDRLKVLPVVFPELEKLKGVKQSTPHVHDVWRHTLETVSRLEILLNVLAEDLSEQSPAGMMVAQASLWLGRYREQFHAHLNRRLNPLRLLRGLTFFCALFHDVGKPDTAFQDKEGRIRFFGHEELSASLAVSRAQALALSHDEVEHIQKVITGHMRIHWLVSEGQPPSPRAIYRFFRDLGEAGVDVCLLSLSDLWATYSHTLTQEQWVSELKVCRALLEAKWEKENILITPPVLIKGGELIRELGLQPGPLIGQTLEAIREAQVEGMVLDKQSALAFAREWINKSFPQQKEERET, from the coding sequence GTGATACAACCTTTTTCAAGCGATTTAAAACGTATTTTACAAGTGGTATCTCGAGCAAGCGATGATGTCCCTGTTTATTTAGTAGGTGGCGCAGTTCGTGACCATCTCTTGGGGGTTGAGTCGCATGATTTGGATTTTTGTCTAAACGCCTCGCCCATACCATTGGCTCGTCGTGTGGCAAATGCTCTAAATGCAGGCTTTTTTCTGTTGGATGAACAACGTGAAACAGTCCGGGTTGTTGTTCACGAGCCGGATGGTTCAATAAATTACTTGGACTTTGCGCGCTTTCGAGAAGACAGTTTGGTTGAGGATCTCTGGAAGCGAGATTTTACAATTAATGCCATGGCATTGCCAGTGCAGGAGGATTCCATCCTCTTGCAACTGATCGATCCATGTGGTGGCTTACAGGACTTAAGAGACAAACGCTTAAAGGCGTGCTCCGATTCTGCTTTTGAGGATGACCCGGTGCGGGTATTGCGCCTTATTCGTTTTGCGCAAAAACTTCGATTTCATATTGATCCGCAAACCCTCCAGGATGCTCGAAGTTCTGTTCCTTCTCTGGAGAGAGTTTCTGCTGAGCGCAAAAGAGATGAAATTTTCCAAATCCTGGAATCCCCTGGCGCTCGCGTGGGTGTGGATTTGCTCGACCGTTTAAAGGTTTTGCCTGTTGTTTTTCCGGAATTGGAGAAATTAAAGGGCGTTAAACAATCCACTCCTCATGTCCACGATGTTTGGCGCCATACCCTTGAAACTGTAAGCCGTTTGGAAATTCTATTGAATGTGCTTGCGGAAGACTTGTCTGAACAGTCTCCTGCTGGAATGATGGTGGCGCAAGCCTCCCTCTGGCTTGGCAGATACCGGGAACAATTTCATGCCCACCTTAACCGTCGTCTCAATCCCTTGCGTCTTTTACGAGGTCTCACTTTTTTCTGTGCTCTCTTTCATGACGTGGGGAAGCCGGATACTGCTTTTCAGGATAAGGAAGGACGGATTCGATTCTTTGGTCATGAAGAATTGAGCGCGAGTCTGGCTGTTTCACGTGCGCAAGCGCTTGCCTTGAGCCATGATGAGGTGGAGCACATCCAAAAGGTGATCACCGGTCATATGCGCATTCACTGGTTAGTTTCGGAAGGTCAACCCCCTTCTCCGCGTGCAATTTATCGCTTCTTCAGGGATTTGGGAGAGGCTGGTGTTGATGTCTGTTTACTTTCTCTTTCTGATCTCTGGGCGACATATTCTCATACGTTAACACAGGAACAATGGGTAAGTGAGTTAAAAGTTTGTAGGGCGCTCCTGGAGGCAAAGTGGGAAAAGGAGAACATCCTGATTACGCCCCCTGTGCTGATCAAGGGAGGAGAACTCATTCGGGAACTTGGTTTGCAACCGGGTCCTTTGATTGGTCAAACGTTAGAAGCCATTCGGGAGGCTCAAGTGGAGGGCATGGTCCTGGATAAACAGTCGGCTCTTGCGTTTGCACGAGAGTGGATTAATAAATCGTTTCCTCAACAGAAGGAGGAGAGAGAAACATGA
- a CDS encoding alpha/beta fold hydrolase: protein MTNQPVRLFYRERGQGKPMILIHGFPLDHSIWDAVAEDLSKKARVITPDLRGYGKSPKPEGEYTMRMMADDLIALLDQLGIDKAIMVGHSMGGYITLALAKAYPQRLSGIGFVATQAAADLPERRQARLILVDEIKRKGAQAVVHANLKKYSRNAEVLKYTQELMLKAQPHVLMACLRGMADREDMTDFLKEIAVPSVVIAGEQDDLIPLERTREMVERLQRGWLVTVPNAGHMPMMESPQQVTSALIELLQQT, encoded by the coding sequence ATGACAAACCAACCTGTACGTTTGTTTTATCGAGAACGTGGGCAGGGAAAGCCAATGATCTTAATCCATGGTTTCCCATTAGACCATTCCATCTGGGATGCAGTGGCTGAAGACCTCTCAAAGAAAGCGCGAGTGATTACCCCGGACTTAAGGGGGTACGGTAAATCGCCAAAACCCGAAGGGGAATATACCATGCGGATGATGGCAGACGACCTGATTGCACTGTTGGACCAGTTGGGGATTGATAAAGCCATCATGGTTGGGCATTCCATGGGGGGCTATATCACCCTTGCTTTGGCAAAGGCGTATCCTCAGCGGCTGAGTGGCATAGGCTTTGTGGCTACCCAGGCGGCAGCCGATTTGCCGGAGCGGCGTCAGGCTCGTCTGATTCTGGTGGATGAGATCAAGCGGAAAGGTGCTCAGGCAGTGGTCCATGCTAACCTGAAAAAATACAGCCGGAATGCTGAGGTGCTGAAATACACTCAGGAACTCATGCTGAAAGCCCAACCTCACGTTTTGATGGCTTGCCTCAGAGGGATGGCTGATCGAGAAGACATGACCGATTTCCTGAAGGAAATTGCCGTACCGTCTGTGGTGATTGCTGGGGAGCAGGATGACCTCATTCCTCTGGAAAGAACCCGTGAAATGGTAGAGCGTTTACAAAGAGGATGGCTGGTCACTGTGCCGAATGCCGGACATATGCCCATGATGGAATCACCACAACAGGTCACCTCTGCTTTGATAGAACTTCTTCAGCAAACATGA
- a CDS encoding zinc ribbon domain-containing protein, producing the protein MQTCSRCKTVVSDEVVVCPTCQADLRKESTTAIALRQMQENPRVYAIHVAVSADACPACMAVEGTYLKDQVPTLPVEGCSNPNGCKCTYQPLLTEIFP; encoded by the coding sequence ATGCAAACCTGTTCTCGTTGTAAAACTGTGGTCTCGGATGAAGTAGTTGTCTGTCCTACCTGTCAGGCTGATCTGCGCAAAGAATCCACAACCGCCATTGCGCTCAGGCAAATGCAAGAGAATCCACGAGTTTATGCAATCCACGTCGCAGTAAGCGCAGACGCCTGTCCTGCCTGCATGGCAGTAGAAGGAACCTATCTCAAAGACCAGGTGCCAACCTTGCCTGTAGAGGGATGCTCGAATCCCAACGGTTGTAAATGCACCTACCAGCCGCTATTGACAGAAATTTTCCCCTAG
- a CDS encoding response regulator transcription factor has translation MKILIIDDDPGMTDLLSVLLAPSGAETLVANTALDGLELARFGQPDVIILDLLMPEMNGVEVCKKIREFSAVPILVVSALDSPKVIAQVLDSGADAFLSKPISSAILMAQINKLLRRASLVKKSLTKPGLTT, from the coding sequence ATGAAGATCCTCATCATTGATGATGACCCTGGAATGACCGATTTGCTCTCTGTTCTACTTGCCCCATCGGGAGCAGAAACCCTGGTAGCCAATACCGCCCTTGATGGTTTGGAATTAGCTCGATTCGGGCAACCTGATGTGATTATTCTCGACCTGCTCATGCCCGAAATGAACGGAGTGGAAGTTTGCAAGAAAATCAGGGAGTTCAGCGCTGTGCCCATTCTGGTAGTTTCTGCACTGGACTCACCTAAAGTGATTGCCCAGGTCCTTGACAGTGGGGCAGACGCTTTCCTGTCTAAACCCATTTCAAGCGCCATCCTCATGGCTCAAATCAACAAATTGCTTCGAAGAGCCTCTCTGGTAAAAAAAAGCCTCACCAAACCAGGACTAACTACATAA